ACGATGCAACCGGCTGCGGATGGAGTAATCCCACATCACGCTACCAATCCTGACCACCAGACCACCGAGAAGTTCGGGTTTTTCCTCCACCTCGACCGAGGCTTCGCTGCCCGTGACTTCGGACATGACCGTTTCCAGGCGTTTAATATGGGCCTTGGTGAGGGGCATGGGGGTCTGGACATTGACAATGATGCGGCCACTGCGCCTTTCCACATCATGATGATAGGCGGCAGCAATCTCCTCAAAATAACTCATGCGCCGCTTTTTCACCAGCAATCCCAAAAAATTTCCGGTCAATGGCGAGGGTACTGCCTGTTGCAGATAGGAATTGATCACATCCTGTTGATTTTTCAAGGCCGCAGTCGGGCTGGTCAGCAGCGCGGCCAGTCCGGGGGTGGTTTTATACACCTCCAGAAAGTTTGCCAGATCGCTGCCGACGGTATCCAGCATATTCTGTTCCGAGGCCAGATCGGCCAGGGCCGCCGCATAGCGCCGCGCCAACATGTTTACCCGCACATTTCGCTCCTATTAAGGTCTACACCCCGTGCCTGCGGGGGAACCGAAGCCAAGTCGGCCAGGCCCGCTGCATGGCGAGGCCTATCCCCACGCTAGGTGAGGAAACTCCACTCTGGATCAACCGTGACACATCACTACCACACTCAAGCAACTGGGTGCAACGCCCCCTCGTTTTCCCATGAAAAAAAAATTCTCCCTGCGTACCGTTACTGAACAGCAGGAAAATATTGCCAGGGCTTCCACTCTGGATCCAGGCTCACGCTGCCTGGATTTCCGAAAAGCATGTTTATTGACAAACAGATCGCCGATAAAGGTGCTTGCGCGTTTTGTTGCCTTGATCCAAAATCAAAGCCAAGCCATTTCGGTAGGGGTGGAAATTTTTGCAGGACGAATTCCCCGGGTGTCCGGTTGGGCACATCCTGGAAAAAATTCGCATATAAGCGTTGTTTTTGAACAGCATCCGAGGAAAACGGCCATGCGACGTCTGGGATTTGGAATTTTTGTGGTGCTGCCCATTCTGGAGATTCTGTTCATGGCCCGGGTGGGACACCAGATTGGCATTGTCAGTGTCTTGTCGCTGTTTTTGCTTTCGGGAGTCTGGGGTGTTTTTTTGATCCGGCGGGCCGGCCTGCGCACCCTGCGTGCCTGGCAGGAGAGCCTGGAACGCCATGAACCCCCCGGTAACGCCCTGTTGGATGGGTTGATCTATCTCCTGGCGGGTGTTCTCCTGGTGGTTCCGGGATTTATAACCGATTTTCTGGCCCTGCTGCTGCTCTTTCCGCCGACCCGCTTTTTCCTGAAGCAATGGTTGCTCTGGTACGTTGGCATCCGGGTCGATAGAAGCCGGAAGGCAGCACACCATCCCGGTGGACCGGCGGCTGGTTTCGGCCACCAGCAAACCATCGATGGCGAGTTTCGCCGCGAAGATCCCTGAAGGCCTTGATCATCGTTTATTCGGTAACGGGGTCCAGGGGGCTGGCTCCCTGGCAGGTCCAGGACGGAGTCCTGGCGGGGTATGGGGCGGAGCCCCATGCTGTTTTTTCGCCCCCCTTTTCCCAGAATTTTTTTGCGCTGTTTGCAAAAAAAATTCCAGGGGGCGGGCCATGGTCCGACTCTTGGCGCGTTGTTCAGCGCCAAGAGTCGGACGTATTGCAGGTTTTTCAAAAAAAAGCACTCATCGTGGTCGAATGGATGATCATGGCTTCCCTGGACAAGAATCAACGTCCTGTTTTTCTCCGCCGCCGCGTCTCCATTGTGCATCCATGGAAAGGAAAGACTTTCCAGGACTGCTGTGCATCATGGAAAGGAAAAACTTTCCAGGACCGCCTCCACCTGGGTATGGGGAACAGCCCCTGGACGCAACAGGGTGATGCCTCTTTCATCCACCCGGACCACGGTCGAAGGCAGGCTGGTCGGCGCACAACGACCCGGTACCACCGCCGCCACCCCCCGGGGCCACATGTGTTGCACGGTCGCCGCATCCCGGGCCGGTTCCCCGCCACTCGGATTGGCACTCGTCGAAACCAACG
This portion of the Magnetococcales bacterium genome encodes:
- the atpH gene encoding ATP synthase F1 subunit delta: MRVNMLARRYAAALADLASEQNMLDTVGSDLANFLEVYKTTPGLAALLTSPTAALKNQQDVINSYLQQAVPSPLTGNFLGLLVKKRRMSYFEEIAAAYHHDVERRSGRIIVNVQTPMPLTKAHIKRLETVMSEVTGSEASVEVEEKPELLGGLVVRIGSVMWDYSIRSRLHRLKAHMTG
- a CDS encoding FxsA family protein, which gives rise to MRRLGFGIFVVLPILEILFMARVGHQIGIVSVLSLFLLSGVWGVFLIRRAGLRTLRAWQESLERHEPPGNALLDGLIYLLAGVLLVVPGFITDFLALLLLFPPTRFFLKQWLLWYVGIRVDRSRKAAHHPGGPAAGFGHQQTIDGEFRREDP